A genomic region of Oryza glaberrima chromosome 1, OglaRS2, whole genome shotgun sequence contains the following coding sequences:
- the LOC127752617 gene encoding ABC transporter G family member 38 — translation MEILSRSLQSMPASPDVSAYFSGASSRRPSAADEVDDEEALRWAALERLPSFDRLRTGLMRADADSSGVGVGAVGRGRRWYAHREVDVRTLELAQRQAFVERVFHVAEEDNERFLKKLRARIDRAGIQMPTVEVRFRNVNVQAECHVGTRALPTLANVSRDVGESLLGLVGLNFAKRKALHILKDVSGIVRPSRMTLLLGPPSSGKTTLLLALAGKLDPTLETSGEVTYNGYGLDEFVPQKTAAYISQHDVHAGEMTVKETLDFSAKCQGVGQRYELLKELAKKERQLGIYPDPEVDLFMKATSVEGSTLQTDYILRILGLDMCADVIVGDELRRGISGGQKKRLTTAEMLVGPTKVLFMDEISTGLDSSTTFQIIRCIQQIVHMGEATVLVSLLQPAPEIFELFDDVMLLSEGQIVYQGPREHVLEFFERCGFRCPERKGVADFLQEVTSKKDQEQYWIQSEKPYRYVSVPEFVAKFKKFHMGKSLKKQLSVPFNKGKIHKSALVFSKQSVSTLELLKTSCSKEWLLMKRNSFVYIFKTVQGILVALIASTVFLRTQLNTRDEGDGQIYIGALIFVMITNMFSGFADLSLTLARLPVFYKHRDFLFYRPWTFALPNVLVRIPSSLFESIIWVAITYYTMGFAPEASRFFKHLLVVFMLQQMAAGLFRVTAGLCRTVVVTNTAGSLAVLIMFVLGGFILPKDAIPKWWVWAYWCSPLTYAYIAFSSNEMHSPRWMDKFVPDGKRLGVAVLENSGVFTNKEWYWIATGALLGFTILFNVLFSLSLMYLNPVGKPQSILPEETDSQENIQEGKNKAHIKQIITVETPEPVSPNSIITLDKVIQQLRGYSANTSDRSHSYINAAGRTAPGRGMVLPFEPLYMSFNEINYYVDMPLEMKSQGVTADKLQLLSGISGAFRPGVLTALMGVSGAGKTTLMDVLSGRKTGGYIEGEIYISGYPKNQATFARISGYCEQNDIHSPQITVRESLLFSAFLRLPKEVNDQEKKIFVDEVMELVELTGLKDAIVGLPGVNGLSTEQRKRLTIAVELVANPSIIFMDEPTSGLDARAAAIVMRTVRNTVNTGRTVVCTIHQPSIDIFEAFDELLLLKRGGQVIYSGPLGTNSHKVVEYFEAIPGVPKIEENRNPATWMLDVSSAASEVRLEIDFAEYYRSSTMHQRTKALVKELSNPPPGSDDLYFPSQYSQSTFNQFKLCLWKQWWTYWRSPDYNLVRIFFALFTALMLGTIFWRVGHKMESSKDLLVIIGSMYAAVLFVGFENSVTVQPVVAVERTVFYRERAAGMYSAIPYALAQVVVEIPYVFVETVIYTLIVYPMMSFQWTPAKFFWFFYVSFFTFLYFTYYGMMNVSVSPNLQVASILGAAFYTLFNLFSGFFIPRPKIPKWWVWYYWLCPVAWTVYGLIVSQYGDVEDFITVPGQSDQQVRPFIKDYFGYDPDFMGVVAAVLAGFTVFFAFTYAYSIRTLNFQQR, via the exons aTGGAGATCCTGAGCCGGAGCCTGCAGAGCATGCCGGCGAGCCCGGACGTGAGCGCCTACTTCTCCGGCGCGTCGTCGCGACGCCCCAGCGCGGCCGAcgaggtcgacgacgaggaggcgctgCGGTGGGCCGCGCTGGAGCGGCTCCCGTCGTTCGACCGCCTCCGCACGGGCCTCATGCGGGCGGACGCGGACagcagcggcgtcggcgtcggcgccgtgggCCGCGGCCGCAGGTGGTACGCGCACCGGGAGGTGGACGTGCGCACGCTGGAGCTCGCGCAGCGTCAGGCCTTCGTGGAGCGCGTGTTCCACGTCGCCGAGGAGGACAACGAGCGCTTCCTCAAGAAGCTCCGCGCCCGCATCGAccg GGCGGGGATCCAGATGCCGACGGTGGAGGTGAGGTTCAGGAACGTGAACGTGCAGGCGGAGTGCCACGTCGGGACGCGCGCGCTGCCGACGCTGGCGAACGTGTCGCGGGACGTGGGCGAGTCTCTGCTGGGCCTCGTCGGCCTCAACTTCGCCAAGAGGAAGGCCCTCCACATCCTCAAGGACGTCTCGGGCATCGTCAGGCCGTCCAG GATGACGCTTCTGCTGGGCCCACCTTCTTCCGGCAAGACGACGCTCTTGCTGGCCCTGGCCGGCAAGCTCGACCCAACTCTTGAG ACGAGCGGTGAGGTGACGTACAACGGCTACGGGCTGGACGAGTTCGTGCCGCAGAAGACGGCGGCGTACATCAGCCAGCACGACGTCCACGCTGGCGAGATGACCGTCAAGGAGACGCTCGACTTCTCCGCCAAGTGTCAGGGGGTTGGCCAGAGATATG AGTTGCTCAAGGAGCTCGCGAAGAAGGAGAGGCAGCTGGGCATATACCCAGATCCAGAAGTCGACCTGTTCATGAAG GCTACTTCAGTTGAGGGGAGCACTCTCCAGACAGATTACATTCTCAGG ATCCTCGGGCTGGACATGTgcgccgacgtcatcgtcggCGACGAGCTGCGGCGCGGCATCTCCGGCGGCCAGAAGAAGCGCCTCACCACAG CGGAGATGCTGGTCGGCCCGACCAAGGTCTTGTTCATGGACGAGATATCCACCGGCCTGGACAGCTCCACCACCTTCCAGATCATCAGGTGCATCCAGCAGATCGTCCACATGGGCGAGGCCACCGTCCTGGTGTCGCTGCTGCAGCCCGCGCCGGAGATCTTCGAGCTCTTCGACGACGTCATGCTACTCTCCGAGGGGCAGATCGTGTACCAGGGCCCCCGGGAGCATGTGCTTGAGTTCTTCGAGAGGTGTGGGTTCCGCTGCCCCGAGAGGAAAGGTGTTGCTGACTTCTTGCAGGag GTTACATCAAAGAAAGATCAGGAGCAGTACTGGATACAGAGCGAGAAACCTTATCGCTACGTATCAGTACCTGAATTTGTTGCAAAGTTTAAGAAATTTCACATGGGGAAGAGCCTAAAAAAGCAGCTTTCTGTTCCTTTCAACAAGGGGAAAATCCACAAGTCTGCTCTGGTATTCTCCAAGCAGTCTGTTTCTACTTTGGAGCTTCTCAAGACCTCGTGCTCCAAGGAATGGCTTCTCATGAAGCGGAATTCATTTGTCTACATTTTCAAAACAGTTCAG GGAATCCTAGTTGCATTGATAGCATCAACAGTTTTCTTGCGGACCCAGCTCAACACAAGAGATGAGGGCGATGGCCAAATCTATATAGGAGCCCTTATTTTTGTTATGATAACTAATATGTTCAGTGGTTTTGCTGATTTATCTTTAACTCTGGCAAGGCTCCCGGTATTCTACAAACATAGGGACTTCCTGTTTTATAGGCCATGGACTTTTGCACTTCCAAATGTTCTCGTGAGAATCCCTAGCTCCCTGTTTGAGTCGATAATTTGGGTTGCAATAACCTACTACACCATGGGGTTTGCCCCTGAAGCTAGCAG GTTCTTCAAACACCTGCTTGTAGTCTTCATGCTTCAGCAGATGGCTGCAGGACTGTTCAGAGTCACCGCTGGGTTATGCAGGACTGTTGTGGTAACGAACACTGCAGGGTCTCTTGCAGTTCTGATCATGTTTGTGCTTGGAGGATTCATCCTACCAAAAG ATGCAATCCCTAAATGGTGGGTGTGGGCTTACTGGTGTTCACCCCTTACTTATGCATACATTGCCTTTTCTTCCAATGAAATGCATTCTCCAAGGTGGATGGACAAATTT GTACCTGATGGAAAGAGATTGGGAGTGGCAGTTCTAGAAAATTCAGGTGTCTTCACCAATAAGGAATGGTACTGGATTGCAACTGGCGCCCTTCTAGGGTTCACCATTCTGTTCAACGTGTTATTCTCGCTATCACTTATGTACCTGAACC CTGTTGGAAAACCACAATCCATCCTCCCTGAAGAAACCGATAGTCAGGAGAACATTCAGGAAGGAAAAAACAAGGCACATATAAAACAGATAATTACAGTTGAAACACCAGAACCTGTATCCCCGAACTCAATTATCACCC TGGATAAGGTGATTCAACAATTGCGTGGATATTCCGCAAACACTTCTGATAGGTCGCACTCATACATTAATGCTGCTGGCAGAACTGCTCCAGGAAGAGGGATGGTTCTTCCATTTGAACCGCTCTACATGTCCTTTAATGAGATAAATTACTATGTTGATATGCCTTTG GAAATGAAGAGTCAGGGAGTAACTGCCGATAAGCTTCAACTGCTGTCAGGGATATCTGGAGCTTTTCGACCTGGTGTTCTGACTGCTCTTATGGGTGTTAGTGGGGCTGGAAAGACTACCCTCATGGATGTCTTATCTGGGAGAAAGACAGGTGGATATATTGAAGGGGAAATCTATATATCGGGTTACCCAAAGAACCAAGCAACATTTGCTAGAATATCAGGCTACTGTGAGCAAAATGACATCCACTCCCCACAGATTACTGTAAGGGAGTCCCTACTTTTCTCTGCTTTCCTGCGCCTGCCTAAGGAGGTCAATGATCAAGAAAAGAAG ATCTTTGTGGATGAAGTTATGGAACTGGTTGAGCTTACTGGTCTGAAAGATGCTATTGTGGGCCTCCCTGGTGTGAATGGGCTGTCAACAGAACAAAGAAAGAGGCTGACAATCGCTGTAGAGCTTGTGGCAAACCCCTCAATTATCTTTATGGATGAACCAACTTCTGGTCTTGATGCAAGAGCGGCTGCTATTGTTATGAGAACTGTACGTAACACTGTCAATACTGGAAGAACCGTTGTATGCACTATTCATCAACCAAGCATTGACATTTTTGAAGCTTTTGATGAG TTGTTGCTACTAAAAAGAGGAGGCCAGGTTATATATTCTGGACCATTGGGTACAAATTCTCATAAAGTTGTTGAGTACTTTGAG GCAATTCCTGGAGTCCCAAAGATCGAAGAGAATCGCAACCCAGCTACATGGATGCTGGATGTAAGCTCAGCTGCATCAGAAGTTCGattggaaattgattttgctgAATATTACAGGTCATCGACTATGCACCA GCGAACCAAAGCATTGGTAAAAGAACTGAGCAATCCACCTCCTGGTTCCGATGACCTCTACTTCCCTAGTCAATACTCGCAGAGCACCTTTAATCAGTTCAAGCTCTGCCTCTGGAAACAATGGTGGACTTACTGGAGAAGCCCTGATTATAACCTTGTCAGGATTTTCTTTGCATTATTTACTGCTTTAATGTTGGGGACTATATTTTGGAGGGTTGGTCACAAGAT GGAGAGTTCAAAAGATCTCTTGGTCATCATTGGATCAATGTATGCTGCCGTCTTGTTTGTTGGTTTTGAGAATTCTGTAACTGTTCAACCCGTTGTTGCTGTGGAAAGGACTGTATTTTACAGAGAGCGGGCAGCTGGAATGTACTCGGCTATACCATATGCTCTAGCTCAG GTTGTTGTGGAGATACCGTATGTGTTCGTTGAGACTGTCATTTACACACTTATTGTCTACCCAATGATGTCGTTCCAATGGACACCAGCAAAATTCTTCTGGTTCTTCTATGTTTCATTCTTCACCTTCCTCTATTTCACTTACTATGGCATGATGAACGTCTCCGTATCACCAAACCTTCAGGTTGCTTCCATATTGGGTGCTGCCTTTTACACCCTTTTCAATCTCTTTTCAGGATTCTTCATCCCAAGACCG AAAATCCCAAAATGGTGGGTTTGGTACTATTGGCTTTGTCCAGTGGCATGGACAGTATACGGCCTTATTGTGTCACAGTACGGAGATGTGGAGGATTTTATCACGGTCCCTGGACAATCTGATCAGCAAGTCAGACCTTTCATCAAGGACTATTTTGGCTATGACCCGGACTTCATGGGCGTCGTGGCTGCAGTGCTGGCTGGCTTTACTGTCTTCTTCGCTTTTACATATGCTTACTCCATCAGAACCTTAAATTTCCAGCAGAGATAG